GAGCCAGACAGGGAGAGCTTCTGGGTCTGCGCTGGTCCGATGTTGACCTCAAGCGGAAGGTTGCCATTGCCCACGACACCAAGAATGAAGATCGGCGAGCACTACTGCTGAGCGGCCTAGCGTTCGATGTGCTGCGGGACCTGAGGAAAGTCCGAAGGCTTGACACTGACCTGGTTTTCGCAAACCAGAAGGGTAAGGCGTCCTTCCCCCGAAATGCCTGGGAAGCAGCTCTCAAGGCCGCTGAGATCGAAGATTTCCGTTTCCACGACCTCCGGCACTCAGCGGCCAGTCCCCTCGCCCTGAGCGGCGCAACCCTGGCCGAGATCGCCGAGGTTCTGGGCCACAAGACGTTGGCGATGGTCAAACGCTACAGTCATTTGACCGAGCAGCACACGAGCAAGGTAGTGGCGCGGATGAACGAGAAGATCTTCGGTCAGCAGTAAGTTCCAAGTGGCAAAGAAGACCAGAGAGGAATTCCTTGTCTCCATGGCGGAACAAGGGATCAAGAAGGCCAAGACCGACGCTGAGGCCGAGTGGCACAAGCAGCTCTGTATTGATTGGGGTACGGAGTGGACGGGTGAGCAATTCCCCCGCGACAGGCTTGAGTCTTGGATAGACCAAGCGAGCCCGGCAGAGGTCGAGCGTTGTCTCTCACTGAGAACGTTCATCGTGATTATGGAATCGTTGCTTGAGCGATTGCGAGCCGGCAAGTACCTCGATGTTCTGGCAGATGCCTCCGTTTTTCTTCAACCGCATCCTCGCCGTCCAGGTCGCCGCCGGCAGCTAGGTCGGACTCAACTCCTCCGCCTCGCGAACACCCTGCGCCACAACGACCCCCAGCTCTCAAAGCGACAGCTTGGAAAACGCCTCGAACCCTTCGTTGGGATCAGCGCGGAAACAATCAGAAAGCTGATCTGAGTTAGCCGTTTCCGCCGACAAGATTCGGCGTTCGAGTCTCCCCCAAAATCGGGTGGGTGGGTCGAAATCCAATGACCCACCAGAGTTGGTGTCTACTCGTCAGCGTTGCGAGTTGCAATGACTTTCGAGGAGGAATCATGGCGAGTTTTGAGCACTTGAGATCGGTGAAGCAGATTGCGGAGGCAAACCCAGCTTTCACCGAACCGAGCCTGCGGTGGCTGATCTTCAACGCTCAATCAAACGGAATGAACAGCGCTCTGGTTCGCGTGGGGCGGCGTGTGCTCATCGACGTGCAGGCATTCAATGCCTGGCTCGAGGAGGGGCGAGGCAGGCCCATGGCCCGAATGCCTTGGGAAACGAAGACACAGGAACCATAGCCCTGAAGAACAAGGTTGTGATTTCTGGATGGGTTGGCGCACGACCCAAGGATTACCCCGAGCGAGATGGGAAGCAGCGATTCGTGCGCCTGGACGTAGCGACCAACCCGCCGAATTCCGAGAAGGACGCGAATTTTGTCGCGGTGAACGCCTACGGCGAGATGGCAGGCCGGATCATCGACGGACTTTGGATCCGTAGAGGCGACGAGGTGCGAGTAGCGGGCTTCCTCTCGACACGCCACGCTAACCCCGGCTGTGGCCGCAGGCACAGGTTCACCGTTGTGGTCGCTACTGATTTCGAGCTGCTCCGAATGTCCAAGAGTCGGCCCGAAGCTCGCTGGCGCAACGTGCCCAGGCCACCTCTGC
This genomic window from bacterium contains:
- a CDS encoding single-stranded DNA-binding protein codes for the protein MISGWVGARPKDYPERDGKQRFVRLDVATNPPNSEKDANFVAVNAYGEMAGRIIDGLWIRRGDEVRVAGFLSTRHANPGCGRRHRFTVVVATDFELLRMSKSRPEARWRNVPRPPLLTPGKPSPF
- a CDS encoding DNA-binding protein, whose translation is MASFEHLRSVKQIAEANPAFTEPSLRWLIFNAQSNGMNSALVRVGRRVLIDVQAFNAWLEEGRGRPMARMPWETKTQEP